One window of the Thunnus albacares chromosome 3, fThuAlb1.1, whole genome shotgun sequence genome contains the following:
- the dctpp1 gene encoding glutamyl-tRNA(Gln) amidotransferase subunit B, mitochondrial: protein MMATSGKKTCGLTDDESSVSSNGGSNGAFASNSHSAAVNGAAPEASARSKLQNGGAGTAERFTFSSEPTMEDIRRLQAEFTDERDWNQFHQPRNLLLAMVGEVGEVSELFQWRGEVAEGLPDWTESEREQLAQELSDVLIYLVELAEKCRVDLPQAVLRKMALNRLKYPASKVHGSAKKYTEYKD, encoded by the coding sequence ATGATGGCTACAAGCGGAAAGAAAACTTGTGGACTGACTGACGACGAGTCATCGGTGTCCTCAAACGGCGGCAGCAACGGCGCTTTTGCCAGCAACTCACACTCAGCTGCGGTGAACGGAGCTGCACCGGAAGCTTCAGCCCGCTCCAAACTGCAGAATGGAGGAGCTGGGACGGCGGAGAGGTTTACCTTCAGCTCCGAGCCCACCATGGAGGATATTCGGAGGTTGCAAGCGGAGTTCACGGACGAGCGGGACTGGAACCAGTTCCACCAGCCCCGGAACCTGCTGCTAGCCATGGTCGGGGAGGTGGGCGAGGTGTCGGAGCTCTTCCAGTGGCGGGGGGAGGTGGCCGAGGGCCTGCCGGACTGGACCGAGTCCGAACGGGAGCAGCTCGCCCAGGAACTCAGCGACGTGTTGATTTACCTGGTGGAACTCGCCGAGAAGTGTCGTGTCGACCTTCCCCAAGCGGTGCTCCGCAAAATGGCCCtaaacagactgaaatatcccGCCAGCAAGGTGCACGGGTCGGCCAAGAAGTACACAGAATATAAGGACTAA